One window from the genome of Amycolatopsis sp. NBC_01480 encodes:
- a CDS encoding HpcH/HpaI aldolase family protein, whose protein sequence is MPPVPADRRYAVWLSDPGFAAAEIARGIGYGAAVLDIEHGAFDLADLERFVPFLRALGLEVLAKVLGPERGPIQQALDFGADAVVIPHVENAAHAKAVTAFAKFPPLGDRSFAGGRTTGYGGFTDEWVAEQDRRTRCLPMIEDAGALEDIAEILALDTVDGVFVGPSDLSLRRERGAYTRTDGDFADLRRVADAAHAARKPWVLPAWSRAEKEFALRHGAGQLALTMQHGALAAGLTAAFEETAALRESTAGESR, encoded by the coding sequence ATGCCCCCAGTCCCCGCCGATCGGCGTTACGCCGTCTGGCTTTCCGACCCCGGTTTCGCCGCCGCCGAGATCGCTCGCGGGATCGGCTACGGCGCGGCGGTGCTCGACATCGAGCACGGCGCCTTCGACCTGGCGGACCTGGAGCGGTTCGTGCCGTTCCTGCGCGCGCTCGGCCTGGAGGTGCTCGCGAAGGTGCTCGGCCCGGAGCGCGGCCCGATCCAGCAAGCGCTCGACTTCGGCGCCGACGCCGTGGTCATCCCGCACGTGGAGAACGCTGCGCACGCCAAGGCCGTCACCGCGTTCGCGAAGTTTCCGCCGCTGGGCGACCGCAGCTTCGCGGGCGGGCGCACCACCGGGTACGGCGGGTTCACCGACGAGTGGGTGGCCGAGCAGGACCGGCGCACGCGCTGCCTGCCGATGATCGAGGACGCCGGCGCGCTGGAGGACATCGCCGAGATCCTGGCACTGGACACAGTGGACGGTGTGTTCGTCGGCCCGTCCGACCTCTCGCTGCGTCGCGAACGAGGCGCCTACACCCGGACCGACGGCGACTTCGCGGACCTGCGCCGGGTGGCCGACGCCGCGCACGCGGCCAGGAAGCCGTGGGTCCTGCCGGCGTGGAGCCGGGCGGAGAAGGAGTTCGCGCTGCGGCACGGCGCCGGGCAGCTGGCGCTCACGATGCAGCACGGCGCGCTCGCCGCCGGGCTGACCGCGGCGTTCGAGGAAACGGCCGCCCTGAGGGAAAGCACGGCCGGGGAGTCCCGATGA
- a CDS encoding GntR family transcriptional regulator, with protein sequence MTTTAPGTVPVEGGGPARDRVYAWLRDGIISGELEGGRFLDELWVSGVVGVSRTPVREAFHRLEAERFISLLPRKGAQVRTVTARELEEVYQSRRLIEGHALGEVCAARAGAPAEMAGLIEQMDRAGKDRDWFAVSGLDRQFHRAIVNAAGNSVLTELYDTLRSRQQRVAVRALEARPERLSIIDAEHRQLVAAIDAHEPATALRLLNEHLRPVSEVVSALERG encoded by the coding sequence ATGACCACCACCGCACCGGGCACGGTTCCGGTCGAGGGCGGCGGACCGGCGCGGGACCGGGTGTACGCCTGGCTGCGCGACGGGATCATCTCCGGCGAGCTGGAGGGCGGCCGGTTCCTCGACGAGCTGTGGGTCTCCGGGGTGGTGGGCGTGTCCAGGACGCCGGTGCGCGAGGCGTTCCACCGGCTGGAGGCCGAGCGGTTCATCAGCCTGCTGCCGCGCAAGGGCGCGCAGGTCCGCACGGTCACCGCGCGCGAGCTGGAAGAGGTCTACCAGAGCCGGCGGCTGATCGAGGGCCACGCGCTCGGCGAGGTCTGCGCCGCGCGGGCGGGCGCCCCGGCCGAGATGGCCGGGCTGATCGAGCAGATGGACCGCGCCGGCAAAGACCGCGACTGGTTCGCCGTCTCGGGCCTGGACCGCCAGTTCCACCGCGCGATCGTCAACGCCGCGGGCAATTCCGTGCTCACCGAGCTGTACGACACGCTCCGCTCGCGCCAGCAGCGGGTCGCCGTCCGCGCGCTGGAGGCCCGGCCCGAACGGCTGTCGATCATCGACGCCGAACACCGCCAGCTGGTCGCGGCGATCGACGCGCACGAGCCGGCCACCGCGCTGCGCCTGCTGAACGAGCACCTGCGGCCGGTGTCCGAGGTGGTCTCCGCGCTCGAGCGCGGCTGA